From a region of the Arachis ipaensis cultivar K30076 chromosome B09, Araip1.1, whole genome shotgun sequence genome:
- the LOC107615235 gene encoding uncharacterized protein LOC107615235, whose product MTENNPMNFIAALQNMAAVMQATAEVLGQQVGNGNCKNSGNRPMTLATFLKVNLPIVKGTTNPTEIDNWFQLSYGGREHIIFCSKAMPQYLGAPFNPNSTRNISSVRTAKEIELLQLKQGSMSVAKYTSKFEELYQFFKVCQDALEDFEEWQCVKYKEGLRGDILSTVGPMEVHVFSKLVNTSRITKEFSKKAVTAKNDHREFHQKEYNQSFTPRSQELKTRGYAQQFFQGWNNFRTNNDHQENGRGK is encoded by the exons ATGACTGAAAATAACCCCATGAACTTCATAGCTGCACTACAGAATATGGCTGCTGTTATGCAAGCCACCGCTGAGGTACTTGGCCAACAAGTTGGGAATGGTAATTGCAAAAATAGTGGCAATAGACCGATGACTTTAGCGACCTTTCTGAAGGTAAACCTACCAATCGTTAAAGGAACAACGAACCCCACGGAGATAGATAATTGGTTTCAG CTCAGTTATGGTGGCAGGGAACACATCATCTTCTGCAGCAAGGCAATGCCGCAATACCTTGGGGCACCTTTCAATCCAAATTCTACAAGAAATATTTCCTCAGTCAGGACAGCGAAGGAGATAGAGTTGCTACAACTAAAGCAGGGCTCAATGTCGGTGGCAAAATACACCAGTAAATTTGAGGAGCTGTATCAATTTTTTAAGGTTTGCCAGGATGCTCTGGAGGACTTCGAAGAATGGCAATGCGTTAAGTACAAGGAAGGCTTACGAGGAGATATCTTGAGTACTGTGGGGCCTATGGAAGTTCATGTCTTCTCAAAGTTAGTAAATACGAGTAGGATCACAAAGGAATTTTCAAAGAAGGCTGTTACGGCAAAGAATGATCACCGAGAGTTTCACCAAAAGGAGTACAACCAGAGCTTCACACCAAGAAGCCAAGAATTGAAGACAAGAGGATATGCACAACAATTTTTCCAAGGTTGGAATAACTTCAGAACAAATAATGACCACCAAGAAAATGGTAGAGGAAAATAG